In a single window of the Papaver somniferum cultivar HN1 chromosome 8, ASM357369v1, whole genome shotgun sequence genome:
- the LOC113305541 gene encoding signal recognition particle 19 kDa protein-like — protein sequence MLKEIDDSVANIKKWVVFYPIYINSKKTLAQGRRISASKGCEDPTCIEIGDCCGALKLPYAIEINKAYPRDFMQVGRVRVQLKREDGTLCNPDIKSRKDMMHQVAAMVPRHPGRNKKQAAASSSSASAGASSKAGASSKGGKGGKKKK from the exons ATGTTGAAAG AGATAGATGATTCCGTAGCTAATATTAAGAAGTGGGTGGTGTTTTATCCTATATACATTAATTCCAAAAAGACACTTGCTCAAGGAAGGAGGATAAGTGCAAGCAAGGGCTGTGAAGATCCCACCTGCATTGAGATTGGGGATTGCTGTGGCGCCCTAAAGCTCCCATATGCTATTGAG ATCAATAAGGCATATCCTCGTGACTTCATGCAAGTAGGGAGAGTAAGGGTACAACTCAAAAGAGAAGATGGTACTCTGTGTAATCCGGATATCAAATCGA GGAAAGATATGATGCATCAGGTTGCAGCCATGGTTCCAAGGCACCCAGGAAGAAACAAAAAACAGGCGGCAGCATCGTCATCTTCAGCATCCGCAGGAGCTTCTTCTAAGGCTGGAGCTTCTTCTAAAGGAGGAAAGGgtggaaagaaaaagaaatga
- the LOC113305143 gene encoding putative disease resistance protein RGA3 — protein MESITNSKCPEFSNIHVLVNKVKDELENKLYLLVLDDVWNEDFMEWDKLKSVLDVGAAGSKVIVTTRKQLVASVVRGIIPPYNLGVLSEAQCWSIIKKKAFSPGGASKTTNMKNIGKEIAKKCGGLPLAATFFGGLMHSQKDESHWLSIRDNKSLETPKNQGSGIIPILKLSYDNLPSHLKQCFSYCGLFPKNWVFNKETLIRLWMAEGFLHPPSGGNQNSLEDIGDDYFLTLLSNSFFQDVEKDDPGDIQTFKMHDLARSVASSHEVTIPNVSEMQNNASQIRRLQLIIEGEASPTVSNVFINAKQLRTVFYEGGCLSFWKPRGNKRLRVIHPLGYGGHWYLAYRFNFDPAKTSLETLSFPYIHLRYLDLQFSRIEEVDTASISRVYNLQTLNLVGVRNVHMVLSRIDFK, from the exons ATGGAGTCGATTACTAATTCTAAATGCCCAGAGTTTTCAAACATTCATGTACTGGTAAACAAAGTTAAAGATGAGTTGGAGAATAAACTTTATTTGCTGGTACTTGATGATGTGTGGAACGAAGATTTCATGGAATGGGATAAACTTAAGAGTGTCTTGGATGTCGGTGCTGCTGGCAGCAAAGTTATTGTCACAACACGTAAACAACTAGTTGCGTCTGTGGTACGGGGTATAATTCCTCCATATAATCTCGGCGTCTTATCAGAAGCTCAATGTTGGTCAATTATCAAGAAGAAAGCTTTTTCACCAGGTGGTGCATCTAagacaacaaacatgaaaaatataggGAAGGAAATAGCTAAAAAGTGTGGGGGTTTGCCGCTTGCAGCAACTTTTTTCGGTGGTCTCATGCACTCGCAGAAGGATGAGAGTCATTGGTTGTCTATCAGAGACAACAAAAGCTTAGAAACCCCAAAAAATCAGGGTAGCGGAATCATACCAATATTGAAATTGAGCTATGATAATCTTCCCTCCCATTTGAAACAGTGTTTCTCGTATTGtggtttatttcccaaaaattggGTGTTCAATAAAGAAACACTGATTCGACTGTGGATGGCGGAAGGATTCCTTCATCCACCTAGTGGAGGTAATCAAAACTCACTCGAAGATATTGGTGATGATTATTTTCTTACTTTGTTGTCTAACTCTTTCTTTCAAGATGTGGAAAAGGATGACCCAGGTGACATTCAAACTTTCAAAATGCATGATCTTGCACGAAGTGTCGCTAGCAGTCATGAAGTCACGATTCCGAACgtaagtgaaatgcaaaataatgCATCTCAAATTCGTCGTCTGCAGTTAATAATAGAAGGAGAAGCATCACCAACAGTTTCTAATGTCTTTATCAATGCAAAACAATTACGAACAGTATTTTACGAGGGTGGGTGCTTATCTTTTTGGAAGCCACGTGGTAACAAGCGTTTACGTGTAATACATCCACTTGGTTATGGTGGTCACTGGTATCTAGCTTATAGGTTTAACTTTGATCCCGCCAAGACTAGTCTGGAGACTCTATCTTTCCCCTATATACACTTGAGGTACCTTGACCTCCAGTTTTCTAGAATCGAAGAGGTCGATACTGCGTCCATAAGTCGAGTCTACAACTTGCAGACTCTCAACCTTGTTGGTGTCAGAAATGTTCACATGGTTCTCAGCAGAATTG ACTTTAAATAg
- the LOC113304701 gene encoding carotenoid cleavage dioxygenase 7, chloroplastic-like: MEAINALHFFPTSKPNRSSLPTSKLYLKPAQNLLKQPNIHRVVSITTPEPSPMLDQNHRPINITTNSNPCNDQLQEKIQESVTAYWDYQFLFVSQRAETVEPVQLQVVEGEVPSDFPPGTYYLTGPGIFSDDHGSTVHPLDGHGYLRAFKIDGDVQYSAKYIKTDAQKEECNSETGEWTFTYRGPFSVLRGGKKFGNTKVMKNVANTSVLKWGGKLLCLWEGGDPYEIDIENGHLDTVGIFDLINRHHLQPEDVSPGGVNQISEDAKEVSGDGGGGFWDFASGVVKPILHGIFKMPPKRLLSHYKIDPTLDRLLTVSCNAEDMLIPRSSFTFYEFDSNFKLLQKQEFDIPEHMMNHDWAFTETHYVLFGNRIKLDVPGSMLAVCGLSPMITALSVNPNKPTSPIYVLPRFPDKVKSNRDWTTPVEAPSQMWVLHAGNAFELTDQRGNLEIQIHAAICSYKWFNFHKMFGYNWKTGKLDPSFMNARNGQENTLPHLVKVSIKLQSDGNFEECTVEALNNWSKPTDFPAINPAFSGTSNTCIYAATSSNSRQSLPHFPFDTVVKLNLVDKSVSTWSVGSRCFIGEPVFVPKGTDEEDGYLVVIEYAVSIQKCYMVILDPNMIGKSEYALVAKLEVPKHLNFPLGFHGFWAAVD, encoded by the exons ATGGAAGCCATTAATGCTCTCCATTTCTTTCCCACTTCGAAACCCAATCGTTCATCATTGCCAAcctcaaaactatatcttaaacCAGCTCAAAATCTCTTAAAACAACCCAATATACACCGAGTTGTATCCATAACCACACCGGAACCAAGTCCAATGCTTGATCAGAATCATCGTCCTATTAATATAACAACCAATTCCAATCCATGTAATGATCAGTTGCAAGAAAAAATACAAGAGTCAGTCACGGCATACTGGGATTACCAATTTCTCTTTGTGTCTCAACGAGCTGAAACAGTTGAACCGGTACAACTTCAAGTGGTCGAAGGGGAAGTTCCATCTGACTTTCCACCGGGAACTTATTATCTAACTGGACCTGGAATTTTTTCAGATGATCACGGTTCCACGGTTCATCCACTTGATGGTCATGGCTATCTTCGAGCTTTTAAAATCGATGGCGATGTACAATATTCCGCGAAATATATTAAGACAGATGCTCAGAAagaagaatgtaatagtgaaaCCGGAGAGTGGACGTTTACTTACCGTGGACCCTTTTCAGTTTTGAGGGGCGGGAAAAAATTTGGAAACACTAAAGTTATGAAAAATGTTGCAAATACTAGCGTCCTGAAATGGGGTGGCAAATTACTTTGCTTATGGGAAGGTGGCGACCCTTATGAGATCGATATCGAAAATGGTCATTTGGATACCGTTGGTATATTCGATCTGATTAACCGTCATCATTTACAGCCGGAGGATGTATCTCCAGGAGGTGTTAATCAGATTTCAGAGGATGCAAAAGAGGTTtccggtgatggtggtggtggtttttgGGATTTTGCTTCTGGAGTGGTGAAACCTATTCTTCATG GTATATTCAAGATGCCACCTAAACGGCTTTTGTCGCATTACAAGATTGATCCTACTCTAGACAGGCTTTTGACTGTCTCGTGCAACGCAGAAGATATGCTTATTCCCCGCAGTTCTTTCACCTTCTACG AATTTGATTCAAATTTCAAGCTATTACAGAAGCAAGAATTTGATATACCTGAGCACATGATGAACCATGACTGGGCTTTCACCGAGACACACTATGTCTTGTTTGGCAATCGCATTAAGCTTGATGTCCCAG GATCAATGTTAGCTGTATGTGGATTGTCCCCAATGATAACCGCATTATCAGTAAATCCGAACAAACCTACATCACCAATCTACGTGCTTCCTCGGTTTCCTGATAAAGTCAAAAGCAATAGAGATTGGACAACACCCGTCGAGGCTCCTTCACAGATGTGGGTTCTGCATGCTGGAAACGCTTTTGAGCTCACTGACCAAAGAGGGAATTTAGAAATTCAAATCCATGCTGCTATTTGTTCCTACAAATGGTTCAACTTCCACAAAATGTTCG GTTATAATTGGAAAACTGGCAAATTAGACCCTTCCTTCATGAATGCAAGAAATGGCCAAGAAAATACTTTGCCCCACCTAGTGAAG GTATCTATCAAACTCCAATCAGATGGAAATTTTGAAGAATGCACGGTTGAAGCTCTAAACAATTGGAGTAAACCAACAGATTTCCCGGCTATCAATCCAGCTTTCTCTGGTACCAGCAACACATGCATTTATGCAGCAACTTCTTCTAATAGTCGTCAAAGCTTGCCACACTTTCCATTTGATACAGTAGTAAAGCTAAATTTAGTTGACAAGTCCGTCTCAACATGGTCAGTTGGAAGTAGATGCTTTATCGGCGAACCCGTTTTTGTCCCCAAAGGAACGGATGAGGAAGATGGATACCTTGTAGTAATAGAG TATGCAGTATCAATACAGAAGTGTTACATGGTGATATTAGACCCTAACATGATAGGTAAAAGTGAGTACGCACTCGTAGCGAAACTTGAAGTTCCGAAACACTTAAATTTTCCTCTTGGGTTCCATGGATTCTGGGCAGCAGTTGATTAA